From the Microbacterium thalassium genome, one window contains:
- a CDS encoding vitamin K epoxide reductase family protein, whose protein sequence is MTTAERSRASALRPPVALAVFWIVAAAAAWVVSFLLYLEYIGQLTEQDPLITCAFSVVLTCGPNLLSPAGNLLGFTNSIIGVTLFLGPVFAGVSALAAPGGLRRWYWRVYGVFLLGGFALVHVFAWRSVFEFGSLCPWCMVVWLMTIPLFWFTAGWMLRDGVFGPPTTFGAVLFTWAPLITVVDYAAIAIAAQVRLDVLGSLF, encoded by the coding sequence ATGACCACAGCTGAGCGCTCGCGAGCGAGCGCACTTCGGCCCCCTGTCGCCCTCGCGGTCTTCTGGATCGTCGCCGCAGCCGCGGCCTGGGTGGTGTCGTTCCTGCTGTACCTCGAGTACATCGGGCAGCTCACCGAGCAGGATCCGCTGATCACCTGCGCGTTCAGCGTCGTGCTCACGTGCGGGCCGAACCTGCTCTCGCCGGCGGGGAACCTGCTCGGGTTCACCAACTCGATCATCGGCGTGACGCTCTTCCTCGGACCGGTGTTCGCAGGCGTGAGCGCGCTGGCGGCGCCCGGCGGTCTGCGGCGGTGGTACTGGCGGGTGTACGGGGTGTTCCTGCTCGGAGGATTCGCGCTCGTACACGTGTTCGCGTGGCGGAGCGTCTTCGAGTTCGGGTCGCTGTGCCCGTGGTGCATGGTGGTGTGGCTCATGACGATCCCGCTGTTCTGGTTCACCGCCGGCTGGATGCTGCGCGACGGCGTGTTCGGGCCGCCCACGACGTTCGGCGCGGTGCTCTTCACGTGGGCGCCCCTGATCACCGTCGTGGACTACGCGGCGATCGCCATCGCCGCCCAGGTGCGACTGGACGTCCTCGGCTCGCTGTTCTGA
- a CDS encoding ParA family protein, which yields MAGSKRGATAVSEEETLIGPTGRPYHGFPTPPKLDSHGPARIIALCNQKGGVGKTTTTINLAAALADYGRRVLAVDFDPQGALSAGLGIPTHEIPTVYDLLLDGKRDPHEIVVSTAVENLDLIPANIDLSAAEVHLVNEVAREQTLARALRRLAGEYDVILIDCQPSLGLLTVNALTASHGVVIPLECEYFALRGVALLIETIEKVRDRLNPSITLDGVLATMYDPRTLHSREVLERVVEAFGDDVLETVIGRTVKFPDASVSGMPITEFAPEHAAAQAYLRLARELVARGAVA from the coding sequence GTGGCGGGCAGCAAGCGGGGCGCGACGGCGGTGAGCGAAGAAGAGACCCTGATCGGTCCGACCGGTCGTCCGTACCACGGCTTCCCCACGCCGCCGAAGCTCGACAGCCACGGCCCCGCCCGCATCATCGCGCTGTGCAACCAGAAGGGCGGCGTCGGCAAGACGACGACCACGATCAACCTGGCCGCCGCGCTGGCCGACTACGGCCGCAGGGTGCTCGCGGTCGACTTCGACCCGCAGGGTGCGCTGTCGGCGGGTCTGGGCATCCCGACCCACGAGATCCCCACGGTGTACGACCTGCTGCTGGACGGCAAGCGCGACCCCCACGAGATCGTCGTCTCCACCGCCGTGGAGAACCTCGATCTCATCCCGGCGAACATCGACCTCTCCGCCGCCGAGGTCCATCTGGTCAATGAGGTGGCGCGCGAGCAGACGCTCGCGCGCGCGCTGCGCCGGCTCGCCGGCGAATACGACGTCATCCTGATCGACTGCCAGCCCTCGCTCGGCCTCCTCACCGTCAACGCCCTGACGGCGAGCCACGGCGTGGTCATCCCGCTCGAGTGCGAGTACTTCGCCCTGCGCGGGGTCGCCCTGCTCATCGAGACGATCGAGAAGGTCCGCGACCGCCTGAACCCGTCGATCACGCTGGACGGCGTGCTGGCGACGATGTACGACCCGCGCACGCTGCACTCGCGCGAAGTGCTCGAGCGCGTCGTGGAGGCGTTCGGCGACGACGTCCTCGAGACCGTCATCGGGCGGACCGTGAAGTTCCCCGATGCGTCGGTGTCGGGCATGCCCATCACCGAGTTCGCGCCGGAGCACGCGGCCGCCCAGGCCTACCTGCGCCTCGCGCGGGAGCTGGTCGCCCGTGGCGCCGTCGCCTGA
- a CDS encoding segregation and condensation protein A, with product MGSIPSESGGPVLGDGGDEGFRVSLANFDGPFDLLLNLISKHEMDITEVSLSKVTDEFIAYLRSLSPEELDEASEFLVVAATLLDMKVAGLLPQGELVDAESVALLEARDLLFARLLQYRAFKEVSAWFSRCLIREENRHVRQVRLEQKYRDAVPELKWTLSAEDFAALAVLAFSPKEIPHVGLDHLHAPLISIREQAAIVVTLLRDAGTMSFRELVSGVAQSGVVVARFLSVLELYRHSAIGFEQLEPLGELTLRWTAERWSDENLASLGADYDR from the coding sequence GTGGGCTCCATTCCGAGCGAGTCCGGTGGGCCGGTCCTCGGCGACGGCGGGGACGAAGGATTCCGCGTCTCTCTGGCGAACTTCGACGGGCCGTTCGACCTGCTGCTGAACCTCATCTCCAAGCACGAGATGGACATCACCGAGGTCTCGCTGTCGAAGGTGACCGACGAGTTCATCGCCTACCTGCGGAGCCTGAGCCCCGAGGAGCTGGACGAGGCGTCGGAGTTCCTCGTCGTGGCCGCGACGCTGCTGGACATGAAGGTCGCCGGCCTCCTTCCGCAGGGAGAGCTGGTGGATGCCGAGTCCGTCGCGCTTCTCGAGGCGCGCGACCTGCTCTTCGCGCGCCTGCTGCAGTACCGGGCGTTCAAGGAGGTCTCGGCGTGGTTCTCGCGCTGCCTGATCCGCGAGGAGAACCGTCACGTGCGGCAGGTCCGGCTCGAGCAGAAATACCGGGACGCCGTCCCCGAGCTGAAGTGGACGCTCAGCGCGGAGGACTTCGCGGCCCTGGCGGTCCTGGCGTTCTCGCCCAAGGAGATCCCGCATGTCGGCCTGGATCACCTGCACGCGCCGCTGATCAGCATCCGCGAGCAGGCCGCCATCGTCGTCACGCTGCTGCGGGATGCGGGGACGATGTCGTTCCGCGAACTGGTGTCGGGGGTGGCGCAGTCCGGCGTGGTCGTGGCACGGTTCCTCTCGGTGCTCGAGCTGTACCGCCACTCGGCCATCGGCTTCGAGCAGCTGGAGCCGCTGGGGGAGCTGACGCTGCGCTGGACCGCCGAACGGTGGTCCGATGAGAACCTCGCGAGCTTGGGAGCCGACTATGACCGATGA